In the Pseudoalteromonas undina genome, one interval contains:
- the mnmC gene encoding bifunctional tRNA (5-methylaminomethyl-2-thiouridine)(34)-methyltransferase MnmD/FAD-dependent 5-carboxymethylaminomethyl-2-thiouridine(34) oxidoreductase MnmC: protein MIKNAHIHFNDLGTPVANDFDDVYFSNDDGLAESHYVFYQQNSIDTRLQNHDREHFVIAETGFGTGLNFLNTWLQFSDHLQCLQVQNEQPNKVQRLHFISFEKYPLSVNDLKQALQAWPSLSHLSDQLVTHYPINLNGCHRLEFANGRVILDLYFGDVLECINSMSYPQSGLVDAWFLDGFAPSKNPDMWQQSVFNAMVDISRSNATLATFTAAGFVRRGLNEAGFSMQKAKGFGRKREMLIGTLAQANPKQSAPAYFEHHPSPLSSVAIIGGGIASSCILYSLAKRGIKSHLFCQDKKPAMGASHNVQGAVYPHLQAKNSPHSELFAHSFLYAKRLYNQLINNGFLFDHQWCGVLQHAVKQPLADRHQNLADKQLWPEQLMRNVTANEGDAIAGVKTGYSGVFFEQGGWVNPPQLVCAMLDAAQQLNSFESLFNCHIEQFNKQPDGWYLTTQKKTFGPFSDVIICTGEHSDAFTQTKTLPIVGVRGQVSHVQASEQSRKLNTVLCHKGYFTPAYLDHHCMGATFEKNSKSREVTEQDNHTNREQLLSFYNNTEFATSLGDISSAKAAVRCSFIDHLPMAGEWVEQTDYTHAFANLRLGKRYQYQPLEKTQQGLHIFTGFGARALCSAPLSAEHLISSLNNEPRPLSERVSQAIHPGRFIVRDLIRNKI, encoded by the coding sequence ATGATAAAAAACGCCCATATACACTTTAACGACTTAGGCACACCAGTTGCCAATGACTTTGACGATGTTTATTTTTCTAATGACGACGGCCTTGCTGAATCGCATTATGTGTTTTATCAACAAAACAGTATAGATACACGGTTACAAAATCATGACCGTGAACACTTTGTTATCGCCGAAACCGGTTTTGGTACTGGGCTTAACTTTTTAAATACATGGCTGCAGTTTTCTGACCACTTACAGTGCCTACAAGTTCAAAATGAACAACCAAATAAAGTGCAGCGATTACATTTTATTTCTTTTGAAAAATATCCACTTAGCGTAAATGATTTAAAACAAGCCTTGCAAGCTTGGCCTAGTTTAAGCCATTTAAGCGACCAACTCGTTACCCACTACCCGATTAATTTAAATGGCTGCCACCGACTTGAATTTGCCAATGGCCGTGTAATCCTCGACCTCTACTTTGGCGACGTACTGGAATGTATTAATAGCATGAGCTACCCACAAAGTGGGCTGGTTGATGCGTGGTTTTTAGATGGCTTTGCGCCAAGTAAAAACCCCGACATGTGGCAGCAAAGTGTATTTAACGCCATGGTCGATATTTCCAGAAGCAATGCCACATTAGCCACATTTACCGCTGCGGGCTTTGTGCGCAGAGGACTAAACGAGGCAGGCTTTAGCATGCAAAAAGCCAAAGGTTTTGGCCGAAAGCGTGAGATGCTAATTGGCACACTTGCTCAAGCCAACCCAAAACAATCAGCCCCCGCCTATTTTGAGCATCACCCCTCACCGCTTTCAAGTGTGGCTATTATTGGCGGTGGTATAGCGAGCAGTTGTATCCTTTATAGCCTCGCAAAGCGTGGCATAAAAAGCCACTTATTTTGCCAAGATAAAAAGCCCGCAATGGGGGCATCGCACAATGTACAAGGGGCTGTGTATCCGCACTTACAGGCAAAAAACTCGCCACATAGTGAATTATTTGCCCATAGTTTTTTATACGCGAAGCGACTTTATAATCAATTAATCAACAATGGCTTTTTGTTTGATCACCAGTGGTGTGGTGTACTACAACATGCAGTAAAACAGCCATTGGCAGATCGCCATCAAAACCTCGCAGATAAACAACTGTGGCCAGAGCAGCTTATGCGAAATGTGACTGCTAATGAGGGTGATGCTATCGCTGGGGTTAAAACAGGTTACTCAGGGGTGTTTTTTGAACAAGGCGGCTGGGTTAATCCCCCGCAGCTAGTCTGTGCAATGTTAGATGCCGCACAACAATTAAATTCGTTTGAAAGCCTATTTAACTGCCATATTGAGCAATTTAATAAACAACCCGATGGTTGGTACTTAACCACGCAAAAGAAAACATTTGGCCCCTTTAGCGATGTAATTATTTGTACTGGTGAGCACAGTGATGCATTTACGCAAACTAAAACACTTCCCATTGTTGGCGTTCGCGGCCAAGTGTCACATGTTCAGGCAAGCGAGCAATCACGTAAACTTAATACTGTGTTGTGTCACAAAGGCTATTTTACTCCCGCTTATTTAGATCATCATTGTATGGGCGCCACCTTTGAAAAAAATAGTAAGAGCCGTGAAGTGACCGAGCAAGACAACCACACTAACCGTGAACAATTACTGAGTTTTTATAACAACACTGAATTTGCCACTAGCTTAGGCGATATTAGCTCAGCCAAAGCCGCTGTTCGCTGTAGTTTTATTGACCACTTACCTATGGCTGGTGAATGGGTGGAGCAAACTGATTATACACATGCATTTGCTAATTTACGTTTAGGCAAGCGCTATCAATATCAGCCGTTAGAAAAAACACAACAGGGCCTACATATTTTTACCGGCTTTGGTGCGCGAGCATTATGCAGTGCACCGCTATCTGCCGAGCACTTAATTAGTAGTTTAAACAATGAACCTCGCCCACTAAGCGAGCGTGTAAGCCAAGCAATTCACCCAGGACGTTTTATTGTTCGAGACCTTATTCGCAATAAAATTTAA
- the fabB gene encoding beta-ketoacyl-ACP synthase I, giving the protein MRRAVITGIGVVSSIGNNKQEVLESLKAGKSGIAFNQEFADYKLRSNVSGKIDIDVKEHVDRKAMRFMGDAAAYSYISMAQAIEDAGLSDEQVSNERTGLLVGSGGGSSKWQVEAADILREKGVKRVGPYMVPRTMASTTSACLATPFKIKGVNYSISSACATSAHCIGHAVEQIQLGKQDVIFAGGGEELHWTLAMEFDAMGALSTKYNDTPEKASRTYDANRDGFVISAGGGIVVVEELEHALARGAHIYAEITGYGATSDGYDMVAPSGEGAARCMRQAMQNVDSIDYLNTHGTSTPVGDVKELGAIQEVFGGNSPMISATKAMTGHALGAAGVHEAIFSLLMLEHGFVAPSINIDELDEQAAGLNIVTEAKDVELNTVMSNSFGFGGTNATLVMSKYKG; this is encoded by the coding sequence ATGAGAAGAGCCGTAATAACAGGCATCGGTGTTGTATCAAGCATCGGCAATAATAAACAAGAAGTATTAGAGTCACTAAAAGCGGGTAAAAGTGGTATTGCTTTTAATCAAGAATTTGCTGATTACAAATTGCGTAGCAATGTATCAGGTAAAATTGATATTGATGTTAAAGAGCATGTTGATCGTAAAGCAATGCGCTTTATGGGCGATGCGGCGGCTTACTCTTATATTTCAATGGCGCAAGCGATTGAAGATGCGGGTCTTAGCGACGAGCAAGTATCAAACGAGCGTACTGGTTTATTAGTTGGCTCTGGTGGTGGTTCATCAAAATGGCAAGTAGAAGCGGCTGATATTCTTCGTGAAAAAGGCGTTAAGCGCGTTGGCCCTTACATGGTGCCACGTACTATGGCAAGTACCACCTCTGCATGTTTAGCAACGCCGTTTAAAATTAAAGGTGTTAACTATTCAATTAGTTCTGCGTGTGCGACTTCTGCGCATTGTATTGGCCACGCGGTGGAACAAATTCAATTAGGCAAACAAGACGTTATTTTTGCAGGCGGCGGTGAAGAGCTTCACTGGACGTTAGCAATGGAATTTGACGCTATGGGTGCGCTTTCTACTAAATACAACGACACACCTGAAAAAGCATCACGTACTTATGATGCAAACCGCGATGGTTTTGTAATTTCAGCCGGTGGCGGTATTGTGGTTGTTGAAGAACTTGAACATGCACTTGCTCGTGGCGCGCATATTTACGCTGAAATTACCGGTTACGGCGCAACCTCAGATGGTTACGACATGGTTGCACCATCGGGTGAAGGTGCGGCACGTTGTATGCGCCAAGCTATGCAAAACGTTGACAGCATTGATTACTTAAATACCCACGGTACATCTACACCAGTAGGTGATGTTAAAGAGCTAGGCGCTATTCAAGAAGTATTTGGTGGTAACTCACCAATGATCAGTGCCACTAAAGCAATGACAGGGCATGCATTGGGTGCGGCTGGCGTACACGAAGCTATCTTTTCATTACTCATGCTTGAGCACGGTTTTGTTGCGCCATCTATCAATATTGATGAGTTAGATGAACAAGCGGCAGGCTTGAATATAGTGACTGAAGCAAAAGACGTTGAACTAAACACGGTTATGTCTAACAGCTTTGGTTTTGGCGGTACTAATGCCACGCTAGTAATGAGCAAATACAAAGGTTAA
- a CDS encoding 4-phosphoerythronate dehydrogenase → MKILADQNMPLVEQFFKDMGEVERFDGRQLTPEQLIDVDVLLTRSVTQVNSELLAQANKLSFVGTATIGVDHIDTDLLSANKIGFTSAPGCNAIAVAEYVISSLFALSQENASPLSGKTIGIVGVGNIGSCLAQKLKALNVNLLLCDPIKHEQGLLTEHVELDELLAQSDIVTFHVPLIKTGRHKTLHMLDKTRLTKLKSGLTLINASRGDVIDNQALLEVMQAGAELDLVLDVWENEPNILTELLEHVRYASVHIAGHTLEGKARGTQMLYQRLCELKGVNAIKSLDDFLPPPAIKKVTLESSFSETDIARLVHLVYDVRRDDGILLRHLADEGFDSLRKNYPTRREFSTVMVEGDSTELAALAQLGFTTVN, encoded by the coding sequence ATGAAAATTCTTGCCGATCAAAATATGCCTTTAGTTGAGCAATTCTTTAAAGATATGGGTGAGGTTGAACGATTTGATGGCAGGCAATTAACCCCTGAACAACTCATTGATGTTGATGTACTGCTTACCCGCTCAGTTACTCAAGTTAACAGTGAACTATTAGCACAGGCGAATAAACTAAGCTTTGTAGGTACCGCCACGATTGGTGTTGATCATATTGATACTGATTTGCTCAGTGCTAACAAGATCGGCTTTACCAGTGCGCCTGGCTGTAATGCCATTGCCGTAGCTGAGTATGTAATAAGTAGCTTATTTGCATTAAGCCAAGAAAATGCCAGTCCGTTAAGTGGTAAAACAATCGGTATTGTGGGTGTGGGTAATATTGGTAGTTGTTTAGCGCAAAAGTTAAAAGCACTGAACGTTAATTTACTATTGTGCGATCCAATTAAGCATGAGCAAGGGCTATTAACCGAGCATGTTGAGCTTGATGAGCTATTAGCGCAGTCAGATATTGTTACTTTTCATGTGCCGTTGATTAAAACGGGTAGGCACAAAACCCTGCACATGCTTGATAAAACACGCTTAACTAAACTTAAATCTGGGTTAACGTTAATAAACGCCAGCCGAGGTGATGTAATTGACAATCAAGCCTTACTTGAAGTGATGCAAGCCGGAGCTGAACTCGATTTAGTGCTGGATGTTTGGGAAAATGAACCTAATATTTTAACTGAATTACTGGAGCACGTGCGCTATGCCAGTGTTCACATTGCAGGGCATACCCTTGAAGGTAAAGCGCGAGGTACACAAATGTTGTACCAGCGCTTATGTGAGCTCAAAGGGGTTAACGCAATAAAATCGCTTGATGATTTTTTACCGCCTCCTGCGATTAAAAAAGTCACCCTAGAAAGCAGTTTTAGCGAAACAGATATAGCCCGTTTAGTGCATTTAGTTTATGACGTACGCCGTGATGATGGCATTTTACTACGTCACTTGGCCGATGAAGGCTTTGACAGCTTACGAAAAAACTACCCAACCCGCCGTGAGTTTAGCACTGTGATGGTTGAAGGTGATAGCACCGAGCTTGCTGCACTCGCCCAGCTTGGCTTTACCACAGTAAACTAA
- a CDS encoding aspartate-semialdehyde dehydrogenase has product MSQKYNVAVLGATGLVGRQIIETLEDRKFPVDQLFLLASSRSAGEDIKFRGESIEVRDVEGFDFSQAHIGLFSAGGSVSEKYAPIAADAGCIVIDNTSHFRNDFEVPLIVPEVNAASLADFRNRNIIANPNCSTIQMMLALKPIYDAYGIDRINVSTYQAVSGAGKEAVDELAKQTANLMNARPMENDIFPKQIAFNVIPQIDSFEDNGYTREEMKMVNETHKILGDTTIAVNPTCVRVPVFFGHSESINIETRMPYDFEHVKQLLSDAPGVELIDDAGDYPTAVSDASGNDTVYIGRLRADISHPHGLNMWVVSDNTRKGAATNSVQIAEELIANYM; this is encoded by the coding sequence ATGTCGCAAAAATATAACGTTGCCGTACTCGGCGCTACCGGCCTTGTTGGTCGTCAAATCATTGAAACTTTGGAAGATCGTAAATTTCCGGTCGATCAGCTGTTTTTATTAGCAAGCAGCCGAAGTGCCGGCGAAGATATAAAGTTTCGTGGTGAGAGCATAGAAGTACGCGATGTTGAAGGCTTTGACTTTAGCCAAGCGCATATCGGCTTATTTTCTGCTGGTGGCAGTGTGTCTGAAAAGTACGCCCCGATTGCTGCAGACGCAGGCTGTATTGTTATTGATAATACCTCACACTTTAGAAATGACTTTGAAGTGCCGCTAATTGTGCCAGAAGTGAATGCAGCGAGTTTAGCCGATTTTAGAAACCGTAATATAATCGCTAATCCTAATTGTTCAACTATTCAAATGATGCTCGCGCTTAAACCTATTTATGATGCCTACGGTATTGATCGTATTAACGTTTCAACCTACCAAGCAGTGTCGGGTGCAGGCAAAGAAGCGGTTGATGAACTGGCAAAACAAACAGCTAACTTAATGAATGCACGTCCAATGGAAAACGACATTTTTCCTAAGCAAATTGCGTTTAATGTTATTCCGCAAATCGATAGCTTTGAAGACAATGGCTATACACGCGAAGAAATGAAAATGGTAAACGAAACGCATAAAATTTTAGGCGATACCACCATTGCAGTAAACCCGACTTGTGTTCGTGTACCGGTGTTTTTCGGTCATTCTGAGTCAATTAATATAGAAACGCGTATGCCTTATGACTTTGAGCATGTGAAGCAATTATTGAGCGATGCACCGGGTGTTGAGCTAATTGATGATGCGGGTGATTACCCAACGGCTGTCTCTGATGCCAGTGGTAACGACACTGTTTACATTGGCCGTTTACGTGCCGATATTTCACACCCACATGGATTAAATATGTGGGTAGTAAGTGATAACACCCGTAAAGGGGCAGCAACCAACAGTGTGCAAATAGCAGAAGAACTGATTGCTAATTATATGTAA
- a CDS encoding FimV/HubP family polar landmark protein: MRGFVSLIILASALMVTTVYSQDSTQLRGPKGADYGAQGRSIGPIKPTDTLWRIAVKVRPDNSVSIYQVMQALYNKNPNSFLEQNLNHMRSGSYLKIPTLAEIRRVNPQLAKQRSEQDDDLWEKKKNGTLTQAEINSAQTQVTQARKADVDEAKKELQQELKAIKTDQGNKLVELQQQFKSSVSNVEEILVENNNLKKQLTGISNELENVRLQLGQDSEIQQQLKELILKQNEIIAQQKLKEVEQESEFSFAALLSNPLVLILLMTIPALLIIFAVVMWLRKRSNNQEPESDDDEFIPQAPAFTDPIDEVPEPTLDEAPAPDPLDDISVQLDDNMDDVLLDDDVDLNDDLDDDSLLDQDELESLLSDDVVFEDENTEDDELDVFMQQDFDSSDEDDTGDTINLDESDDILSSDDLDSLFDEEDDDALPDEPKGESNDDMAALSEELAEEGEDFNIDDLLDENNEQADDVTAQADDDEFDIDSLLDAEQPAAEDQSEEPDIDSLVDEDDEFDIDDLLDAEQPATEAQTEEPDIDSLVEEDDEVDIDELLDAEQPATEAQTEEPDIDSLVEEDDEVDIDELLDAEQPTTEAQIEEPDIDSLVDEDDEVDIDELLDAEQPTTEAQTEEPDIDSLVEEDDEVDIDGLLDAEQPTTEAQTEEPDIDSLVEEDDEVDIDELLDAEQPSTEAQTEEPDIDSLVEEDDEVDIDELLDAEQPTTEAQTEEPDIDSLAEEDDEVDIDELLDAEQPSTEAQTEEPDIDSLIDEDEIDSDDVLDTEQPESDVHDSEIDHALADSIEDLTDAQEELNSEDVESIASSFAEPEPEPEPEPEPEPEPEVEPEIEAELELEVEPEIEVESELEVEPEPEAEPEVAAESETAAEPELDVESEDDFTDTSSNLLDPEDALDEYNDENLDSVDELLSELEQTSDDYVEAPDWSVDGLDEQFEPEAEPELEAEPELESEPELEAEPELEVEPEFEAEPELEVEPELEAEPELEAEPELEAEPELEVEPELEGEPELEVEPELEVEPELEAEPELEAEPELEVEPELEAEPELEAEPELEAEPELEAEPELEVEPELEVEPELEAEPELEAEPELEEEPELEAEPELEAEPELEVEPDVGSEDDFTDTSSTLLDPEDALDEYNDENFKSVDDLLSELEQTGDEDEQVPDWSMDDLDDDLDEEEIDLGDDPLAGDIQSNDLSTEDDELYEPEIITPSEELEEYPELELDDELPLSDEEQQSLTPQELQGDNLDGDATGMSPSQAEQDLANALSAGNDLDSLEDDFDDELLLNNEFSELDIEQALDNDISESADLTEQAADEQAVSSNDDFDDDQLDALTESAEFTDQQTNADREADLTQTSVPSESEMISDDELDDEFMADLTQTDFDSLLNELAEPDDVDLSDSSEFDVDFNSLLNEDLADDKAPSLQEPIEQPEVTEPLDQDDFVDIDALLEQSDDADIDHEPYTDVDMDVGLGDYDSLLAGDNPMDVDTQSGGYSAKLDLAHAYIEIDDADSAVKILDEIINNGPDDVQEEAQNLKAKLKN; the protein is encoded by the coding sequence ATGCGCGGTTTCGTTTCACTTATTATATTAGCGTCTGCACTGATGGTAACGACTGTTTACTCTCAAGACAGTACCCAATTAAGAGGGCCCAAAGGCGCAGATTACGGCGCACAGGGGCGTTCTATTGGGCCAATAAAACCAACCGATACACTTTGGCGCATTGCCGTTAAGGTTCGTCCCGATAATTCAGTTAGCATTTACCAAGTTATGCAGGCCTTGTATAACAAAAACCCCAACTCATTTTTAGAACAAAATTTAAATCACATGCGAAGCGGTTCTTATTTAAAGATACCTACTTTGGCAGAAATTAGACGAGTAAACCCGCAATTAGCTAAGCAACGCTCTGAGCAAGATGATGACCTGTGGGAAAAAAAGAAAAATGGTACGCTTACTCAAGCAGAAATTAATTCAGCACAAACACAAGTCACGCAAGCTCGCAAAGCTGATGTTGATGAAGCTAAAAAAGAGTTACAACAAGAATTAAAAGCGATAAAAACAGACCAAGGTAATAAATTAGTTGAGCTTCAGCAGCAGTTTAAAAGTTCAGTTAGCAACGTAGAAGAGATCTTAGTTGAAAACAACAACCTAAAAAAACAGCTTACAGGTATTTCAAACGAGTTAGAAAACGTTCGCTTACAGCTTGGTCAAGACAGTGAAATACAGCAACAGTTAAAAGAATTAATCCTTAAGCAAAATGAGATTATTGCGCAGCAAAAATTAAAAGAGGTAGAGCAAGAGAGTGAATTTAGCTTTGCCGCGCTACTTTCGAATCCTTTAGTGCTGATTTTATTAATGACCATTCCGGCTTTATTGATCATTTTTGCCGTTGTTATGTGGTTGCGTAAGCGAAGTAATAATCAAGAGCCTGAAAGTGACGATGATGAGTTTATTCCACAAGCACCTGCTTTTACTGATCCGATAGATGAAGTGCCAGAGCCCACTCTTGATGAAGCGCCAGCCCCCGATCCACTTGATGATATAAGTGTGCAACTAGACGATAACATGGATGACGTGTTACTCGATGATGATGTTGATTTAAACGATGATCTCGACGACGACAGCCTTCTAGATCAAGATGAGTTAGAAAGCCTACTCAGTGATGATGTTGTTTTTGAAGACGAAAATACCGAAGACGATGAACTTGATGTTTTCATGCAACAAGACTTTGATAGCTCAGATGAAGATGACACGGGCGATACAATTAATCTTGACGAATCGGATGATATTTTAAGTTCAGATGACTTAGATAGCCTGTTTGACGAAGAAGACGACGATGCTCTGCCAGATGAACCTAAAGGTGAATCGAATGATGATATGGCAGCACTTAGTGAAGAACTTGCTGAAGAGGGCGAAGACTTTAACATTGACGACTTGCTTGATGAGAATAATGAACAAGCAGATGATGTAACAGCACAAGCTGATGATGACGAGTTTGATATAGACAGTTTACTCGATGCTGAGCAACCAGCAGCTGAAGATCAGAGCGAAGAGCCAGATATCGACAGCTTAGTTGATGAAGATGACGAGTTTGATATTGACGACTTGCTCGATGCTGAGCAACCGGCTACTGAAGCTCAAACTGAAGAACCAGACATCGACAGCCTAGTTGAAGAAGATGATGAAGTTGATATTGATGAATTGCTCGATGCTGAGCAACCAGCTACTGAAGCTCAAACTGAAGAGCCTGATATCGACAGCTTAGTTGAAGAAGACGATGAAGTTGATATTGATGAATTGCTCGATGCTGAGCAACCAACTACTGAAGCTCAAATTGAAGAGCCAGATATCGACAGCTTAGTTGATGAAGACGATGAAGTTGATATTGATGAATTGCTCGATGCTGAGCAACCAACTACTGAAGCTCAAACTGAAGAGCCTGATATCGACAGCTTAGTTGAAGAAGATGATGAAGTTGATATTGATGGTTTGCTCGACGCTGAGCAACCAACTACTGAAGCTCAAACTGAAGAGCCAGACATCGACAGCTTAGTTGAAGAAGACGATGAAGTTGATATTGATGAATTGCTCGATGCTGAGCAACCGTCTACTGAAGCTCAAACTGAAGAGCCAGACATCGACAGCTTAGTTGAAGAAGATGATGAAGTTGATATTGATGAATTGCTCGATGCTGAGCAACCAACTACTGAAGCTCAAACTGAAGAGCCTGATATCGATAGCCTAGCTGAAGAAGACGATGAAGTTGATATTGATGAATTGCTCGATGCTGAGCAACCGTCTACTGAAGCTCAAACTGAAGAGCCAGATATCGACAGCTTAATTGATGAAGACGAAATAGATAGTGACGATGTACTAGATACTGAGCAACCTGAAAGTGATGTTCATGATTCTGAAATAGATCATGCATTGGCGGACTCAATTGAAGATTTAACTGACGCGCAAGAAGAGTTAAATAGTGAAGATGTAGAATCTATCGCTTCATCTTTTGCTGAGCCTGAGCCTGAGCCTGAGCCTGAGCCTGAGCCTGAGCCTGAGCCTGAGGTAGAGCCAGAAATTGAAGCTGAGCTTGAACTTGAAGTAGAGCCTGAAATTGAAGTAGAGTCAGAGCTTGAAGTTGAGCCTGAACCTGAAGCAGAGCCTGAAGTTGCAGCTGAGTCAGAAACTGCAGCTGAGCCTGAACTTGATGTTGAATCAGAAGATGATTTTACCGATACGTCTTCTAATTTACTCGATCCAGAAGACGCGCTTGATGAGTACAATGATGAAAACCTCGATAGCGTTGATGAGCTACTGAGCGAGTTAGAACAAACAAGTGATGATTATGTAGAAGCACCTGATTGGTCAGTTGATGGCTTAGACGAGCAATTTGAACCAGAAGCAGAGCCTGAGCTTGAAGCCGAGCCTGAACTTGAATCAGAGCCAGAGCTTGAAGCAGAGCCTGAACTTGAAGTCGAGCCTGAATTTGAAGCCGAGCCTGAACTTGAAGTAGAGCCAGAACTTGAAGCCGAACCAGAGCTTGAAGCAGAGCCTGAACTTGAAGCCGAGCCTGAGCTTGAAGTCGAGCCTGAGCTTGAAGGCGAGCCAGAACTTGAAGTCGAGCCTGAGCTTGAAGTAGAGCCTGAACTTGAAGCAGAGCCTGAACTGGAAGCAGAGCCTGAACTTGAAGTAGAGCCTGAACTTGAAGCAGAGCCTGAACTTGAAGCAGAGCCTGAACTTGAAGCAGAGCCTGAACTTGAAGCAGAGCCTGAACTTGAAGTAGAGCCTGAACTTGAAGTAGAGCCTGAGCTTGAAGCCGAGCCTGAACTGGAAGCAGAGCCTGAGCTTGAAGAAGAGCCAGAACTTGAAGCAGAGCCTGAACTTGAAGCAGAGCCTGAACTTGAAGTCGAGCCTGATGTTGGATCAGAAGATGATTTTACCGATACGTCTTCTACTTTACTCGACCCAGAAGATGCGCTTGACGAATACAACGATGAAAACTTCAAAAGTGTCGATGATCTTTTAAGTGAGCTTGAGCAAACAGGCGATGAGGATGAACAAGTACCTGATTGGTCAATGGATGACTTAGACGATGATCTTGATGAAGAGGAAATTGATTTAGGCGATGACCCGCTTGCTGGCGATATCCAAAGCAACGATTTATCGACAGAAGACGATGAGCTATATGAGCCTGAAATAATCACCCCAAGTGAAGAACTTGAGGAGTATCCTGAGTTAGAGCTGGATGATGAACTGCCTTTATCTGATGAGGAACAACAATCTTTAACACCACAAGAGCTACAAGGTGATAATTTAGATGGTGATGCCACAGGCATGTCACCCAGCCAAGCAGAGCAAGATCTCGCTAATGCTCTATCAGCAGGTAACGATCTCGATAGCCTAGAAGATGATTTTGATGATGAGCTGTTACTTAACAATGAGTTTTCAGAGTTAGATATAGAGCAAGCTTTAGATAATGATATTTCAGAGTCTGCAGATCTGACTGAACAAGCTGCAGATGAGCAAGCTGTTAGCTCTAATGATGATTTTGACGATGATCAACTTGATGCGTTAACAGAGTCAGCTGAATTTACCGATCAGCAAACAAATGCTGATCGTGAAGCTGATTTAACGCAAACGTCAGTACCGTCAGAATCAGAAATGATTTCAGATGATGAACTAGATGATGAGTTCATGGCTGATTTAACGCAAACAGATTTTGATTCATTACTGAATGAGTTGGCTGAACCTGATGATGTTGATTTAAGCGACAGCAGTGAATTCGATGTTGATTTTAATAGCTTACTTAACGAAGATTTAGCTGATGATAAAGCACCATCGTTGCAAGAGCCCATTGAGCAACCTGAGGTTACTGAGCCATTAGATCAAGATGACTTTGTTGATATTGATGCATTACTAGAGCAAAGTGATGATGCGGATATAGATCACGAACCTTACACCGACGTCGATATGGATGTTGGTTTGGGTGACTACGATTCACTACTTGCTGGTGATAACCCTATGGATGTTGATACTCAAAGTGGTGGTTACTCGGCAAAGCTTGATCTTGCTCACGCATATATAGAAATTGATGATGCTGACTCGGCAGTTAAAATTTTAGATGAGATTATTAATAATGGCCCAGACGATGTGCAAGAAGAAGCACAAAATCTAAAAGCTAAGCTGAAAAACTAA
- the truA gene encoding tRNA pseudouridine(38-40) synthase TruA — translation MRVALGVEYNGARYSGWQRQSHVNSVQQEVEKALSRICNHPVEIVCAGRTDAGVHGTGQVVHFDTHAEREMVAFTLGMNTLLPKDIAIRFAQPVVEDFHARFSATARRYRYVIYNYAFRGAVLNEGVTHFHHPLDEVKMQQACQYLLGEHDFTSFRALHCQANTATRTIHHLSVQRQGAYVIIDIKANAFLHHMVRNITGCLMDIGLHKHEPIWLKELLDVKERAKASATAKAAGLYLVDVDYPEHFNIPRTPLGPLFLADTDI, via the coding sequence ATGCGAGTAGCACTTGGAGTAGAATACAACGGCGCGCGTTACAGTGGTTGGCAGCGTCAATCTCATGTAAATAGCGTACAACAAGAAGTAGAAAAAGCGTTGTCGCGCATTTGTAATCATCCGGTTGAAATTGTATGTGCAGGGCGCACCGATGCCGGTGTTCATGGCACTGGTCAAGTTGTGCATTTTGATACCCATGCTGAGCGTGAAATGGTGGCCTTTACATTAGGCATGAATACCTTATTACCAAAAGACATTGCTATTCGTTTTGCCCAGCCTGTGGTTGAAGACTTTCATGCTCGCTTTAGTGCAACTGCTCGTCGTTATCGTTATGTGATTTATAATTATGCGTTTCGTGGTGCGGTATTAAATGAAGGTGTTACCCATTTTCATCATCCTTTAGATGAAGTGAAAATGCAGCAGGCTTGCCAATATTTATTAGGTGAGCACGATTTCACCTCGTTTAGAGCGCTTCACTGCCAAGCTAATACGGCAACGCGAACGATTCATCATTTATCGGTACAGCGCCAAGGTGCTTATGTCATTATTGATATTAAAGCCAATGCGTTTTTGCATCATATGGTACGTAATATTACCGGGTGTTTAATGGATATCGGTTTACATAAACATGAACCAATTTGGTTAAAAGAGCTGTTAGATGTTAAAGAGCGGGCCAAAGCGAGCGCCACAGCAAAAGCGGCGGGTTTATATTTAGTAGATGTTGATTACCCAGAACACTTTAATATTCCTAGAACGCCGTTGGGACCATTGTTTTTAGCCGATACAGATATTTAA